The following proteins come from a genomic window of Winogradskyella sp. PC-19:
- a CDS encoding DUF3820 family protein, whose protein sequence is MQPNKQALIELAKYKMPFGKYKDQYLVDIPEFYYTWFKQKGFPKGKLGNMMQQMYEIKVNGLEELIYTIRREF, encoded by the coding sequence ATGCAGCCTAATAAACAAGCCTTAATAGAACTCGCTAAATACAAAATGCCCTTTGGTAAGTACAAAGACCAATACCTAGTGGATATACCAGAATTTTATTATACCTGGTTTAAACAAAAAGGCTTCCCGAAAGGAAAGCTAGGTAATATGATGCAACAGATGTATGAAATCAAAGTAAATGGGTTAGAGGAGTTGATTTATACGATACGCAGAGAGTTTTGA
- a CDS encoding DUF922 domain-containing protein — protein MKTLFAFLLISSFCFSQNQDLETAAWQEDKPLVWKDFKGKPNPNTDAAALTASGISFGFSISKTGNRITGFTADVECIFYPTESWYKIEDANAHILRHEQLHFDITELHARKFRQQISQLKASSRLRGQLNNLYKEISKASSLMQNLYDEETNHSIDKVQQKKWDDYIVAELKKLEDFKAQ, from the coding sequence ATGAAAACTCTTTTCGCTTTCTTATTAATCTCATCGTTTTGTTTTAGTCAAAATCAAGACTTAGAAACAGCTGCATGGCAAGAAGATAAACCATTGGTTTGGAAAGATTTTAAAGGCAAACCAAACCCTAATACAGATGCAGCAGCGTTAACAGCATCAGGGATTTCATTTGGGTTTTCTATAAGTAAAACAGGTAATAGGATTACGGGTTTTACAGCAGATGTCGAGTGTATATTTTATCCAACAGAGTCTTGGTACAAAATTGAAGATGCTAATGCACATATACTAAGACATGAACAATTGCATTTTGACATTACAGAATTACATGCACGTAAGTTTAGACAGCAGATAAGTCAACTCAAAGCATCATCACGATTAAGAGGTCAACTTAATAATTTGTATAAGGAAATTAGCAAAGCATCTTCGCTTATGCAGAATTTATACGACGAAGAAACAAATCACTCCATTGACAAAGTGCAACAAAAAAAGTGGGACGATTATATAGTTGCTGAGCTCAAAAAACTCGAAGATTTTAAAGCTCAATAA
- a CDS encoding LysM peptidoglycan-binding domain-containing protein: MKHFLIILFSIFTIGLSAQNYKTHKVKAGETIESIAKQYLVTPFDILALNPDAKNNFGTDTMLIIPNSKVKNVAIEEESKEAIDYKKHKVKRKETLYGLSKKYNVTEAEIKKANPRLYSENLRKGDRIRIPRFKTVVSQQTLSNTVKKYAVRPKEGKWRIAYKFAITVQELEDLNPNIKDVLQPGDVLNVPNIANNEEKATDTEFNYYEVLPKEGFYRLKIKLGLTQEEIEALNPGLADSGLKSGMVLRLPKDIEVATTSLDRDFNTTDLRDNIINTSTKKLAILLPFNLHKIDLDSVAEAKAIMKSDKILSTALDFHSGALMALDSAKSLGISVDLKVFDTQNRTSQVASIADREDFSNYDAVIGPMMTKTFDRFTSEVKGDAVPVFAPLAMPSKVSSNVYQTIPDRKILSKKMVDYIKQDSAKVQVVIIADQKHRAESNNLKSQFPAAKQLFSEVAKKGKNKGKDEYFIYPTRFEGMFKKGKNIVFLETDDVSFGSSIISLLNGLSIDDIKIILTTTNKSRAFESNDPDNNYHLSNLQFHYATINKQYDTDNEAGFIRDYKRRYGVSPSKYATRGFDLVLDVLLRLSANEDGFDSSEENLETEYIENKFRYNKKTFGGHINEAMYIVKYDNLKIVEVKE, from the coding sequence ATGAAGCATTTTTTAATCATCTTATTTTCCATTTTTACAATCGGTCTTAGTGCTCAAAATTACAAGACACATAAAGTAAAAGCCGGAGAAACTATTGAGAGTATTGCTAAACAATATTTAGTAACACCATTTGATATTTTAGCATTAAACCCTGATGCCAAAAATAACTTCGGAACAGATACTATGCTCATTATTCCTAATTCTAAGGTTAAGAATGTTGCTATCGAAGAAGAATCAAAAGAAGCCATAGATTATAAAAAGCATAAAGTAAAACGAAAAGAAACACTTTACGGTTTATCAAAAAAATATAATGTAACTGAAGCCGAGATTAAAAAGGCAAATCCAAGACTTTATTCAGAAAACTTACGAAAAGGTGACCGCATCAGGATTCCACGATTCAAAACAGTGGTCTCACAGCAAACCTTATCTAATACTGTAAAAAAATACGCTGTAAGACCAAAAGAAGGTAAATGGCGTATTGCTTATAAATTTGCGATAACAGTACAGGAATTAGAAGATTTAAATCCGAACATAAAAGATGTTCTTCAGCCTGGTGACGTACTTAATGTGCCTAATATTGCAAACAATGAGGAGAAAGCAACTGATACCGAGTTTAATTACTACGAGGTTTTGCCTAAAGAAGGTTTTTACAGATTAAAAATAAAGTTAGGTTTAACTCAAGAAGAGATAGAAGCTTTAAATCCAGGACTTGCAGATTCGGGTTTAAAAAGCGGTATGGTTTTAAGATTGCCAAAAGATATTGAGGTTGCTACCACTAGTCTAGATAGAGATTTTAATACTACAGATTTAAGAGATAATATAATTAATACCTCTACTAAAAAACTTGCGATTCTATTACCTTTTAATTTGCATAAAATAGATTTAGACTCAGTAGCCGAAGCAAAAGCTATCATGAAATCTGATAAAATTTTAAGTACAGCTTTAGATTTTCATTCTGGCGCATTAATGGCATTAGATTCGGCAAAATCATTAGGTATAAGCGTAGATTTAAAAGTTTTCGATACACAAAATAGAACATCACAGGTAGCTAGTATTGCAGATAGAGAAGATTTTTCTAATTATGATGCTGTTATTGGACCAATGATGACCAAAACTTTTGACCGTTTTACATCAGAGGTAAAAGGAGATGCTGTTCCGGTTTTTGCACCATTAGCAATGCCTTCAAAAGTGTCTAGTAATGTTTATCAAACTATTCCGGACAGGAAGATTCTGTCCAAAAAGATGGTTGACTATATTAAACAAGACAGTGCTAAAGTTCAGGTGGTTATTATAGCAGACCAAAAGCATAGAGCAGAAAGTAACAACCTTAAATCTCAGTTTCCAGCTGCAAAACAGCTATTTTCTGAGGTGGCAAAAAAAGGAAAAAATAAAGGTAAGGACGAATATTTTATTTACCCAACTCGTTTTGAAGGAATGTTTAAAAAAGGGAAAAATATTGTGTTTTTAGAAACTGATGACGTCTCCTTTGGTTCTAGTATTATTAGTTTGCTCAATGGGTTGTCTATAGACGATATTAAAATAATTTTGACAACTACAAATAAGAGCCGTGCTTTTGAGAGTAATGATCCTGATAATAATTATCATCTGTCTAACTTACAGTTTCATTATGCGACAATTAATAAACAGTACGATACAGATAATGAAGCCGGATTCATCAGAGACTACAAACGTAGATATGGTGTGTCTCCAAGTAAATATGCAACGCGTGGTTTTGATTTAGTATTAGATGTTTTATTACGTTTATCTGCTAACGAAGACGGTTTTGATAGCTCTGAAGAAAACTTAGAAACCGAATATATCGAGAATAAGTTCCGTTATAATAAAAAAACTTTTGGTGGTCATATCAACGAAGCCATGTATATCGTAAAGTATGACAACCTTAAGATTGTTGAGGTCAAAGAGTAA
- the guaA gene encoding glutamine-hydrolyzing GMP synthase → MQHNKVLILDFGSQYTQLIARRVRELNIYCEIHPFNKIPTDSDSFKAVILSGSPNSVRGEDVLHPDLTNIRGKKPMLAVCYGAQYLAHFSGGEVAESNTREYGRANLGFVKENDDFFENIHEGSQVWMSHSDTIKKLPTGGVLLASTEDVENAAFRIEGEETYAIQFHPEVYHSTDGHQLLQNFLVKIAKVEQDWTPNAFVDETVDALKAQLGNDKVVLGLSGGVDSSVAAMLLHKAIGKNLYCIFVNNGLLRKNEFDDVLHQYEGMGLNVKGVDASARFLDALAGKSDPEEKRKTIGAMFIEVFDDEAHLIQDVKWLAQGTIYPDVIESVSATGGPSATIKSHHNVGGLPDFMKLKVVEPLKALFKDEVRRVGASMNMDSQLLGRHPFPGPGLAIRILGDLTPEKVRILQEVDAIFINNLRSWNLYDKVWQAGAMLLPVNSVGVMGDERTYEKCVALRAVESTDGMTADWVNLPYEFLQKTSNEIINKVKGVNRVVYDISSKPPATIEWE, encoded by the coding sequence ATGCAACACAACAAAGTCCTAATTTTAGATTTCGGGTCGCAATACACACAGCTTATTGCCCGTCGCGTTAGAGAGTTAAACATCTATTGCGAGATTCATCCATTCAATAAAATTCCAACAGATTCAGATAGTTTTAAAGCTGTCATATTATCTGGTAGTCCAAACTCTGTAAGAGGCGAAGATGTACTTCATCCAGATTTGACTAATATTCGAGGAAAAAAACCAATGCTCGCTGTTTGTTACGGCGCACAATATTTGGCTCATTTTTCTGGAGGTGAAGTCGCAGAATCTAATACAAGAGAGTATGGTCGAGCCAATCTTGGTTTCGTGAAAGAAAACGATGATTTTTTCGAAAACATCCATGAAGGTAGTCAAGTTTGGATGAGCCATAGCGATACGATTAAAAAATTACCAACTGGCGGAGTTTTGTTGGCTAGTACCGAAGATGTAGAAAATGCAGCCTTTAGAATTGAGGGTGAAGAAACATATGCTATTCAGTTTCATCCAGAAGTATACCATTCAACAGATGGACATCAATTACTGCAAAATTTTTTAGTAAAAATTGCTAAAGTTGAACAAGATTGGACACCAAATGCTTTTGTCGACGAAACAGTTGATGCATTAAAAGCACAATTAGGAAACGATAAAGTCGTTCTTGGTTTATCTGGTGGTGTAGATTCTTCTGTAGCGGCTATGTTATTACACAAAGCCATCGGAAAAAATTTGTACTGCATCTTTGTAAATAATGGCTTGTTACGTAAAAATGAGTTTGATGATGTCTTACACCAATATGAAGGTATGGGGCTTAACGTTAAAGGTGTTGATGCTTCGGCACGCTTTTTGGATGCCTTAGCAGGAAAGAGTGACCCAGAAGAAAAAAGAAAAACTATTGGGGCTATGTTCATTGAGGTTTTTGATGACGAAGCACATTTGATACAAGATGTAAAATGGTTGGCACAAGGCACGATTTATCCAGATGTTATTGAAAGTGTTTCGGCAACTGGAGGACCAAGCGCAACAATTAAGAGTCATCATAATGTTGGAGGATTACCAGATTTTATGAAGCTAAAAGTGGTAGAGCCATTAAAGGCTTTATTTAAAGATGAGGTAAGACGTGTTGGAGCAAGTATGAATATGGATAGCCAGTTATTAGGGCGTCATCCGTTTCCTGGACCTGGATTGGCAATTAGAATCCTTGGAGATCTAACACCAGAGAAAGTTCGTATATTACAAGAAGTAGATGCGATTTTTATCAATAATCTGCGCTCTTGGAATTTGTACGACAAGGTTTGGCAAGCAGGAGCAATGCTACTTCCAGTCAATAGTGTTGGTGTGATGGGAGATGAAAGAACATACGAAAAATGTGTCGCGCTAAGAGCTGTCGAAAGTACAGATGGTATGACGGCAGATTGGGTAAATTTACCATACGAGTTTTTACAAAAAACCTCGAATGAAATTATAAATAAAGTAAAAGGTGTCAATAGAGTTGTATATGATATAAGCTCAAAACCACCAGCAACTATAGAATGGGAATAG
- the bshC gene encoding bacillithiol biosynthesis cysteine-adding enzyme BshC produces the protein MPTNCISFRDTNYFSSLICDYLDENPKLKSLYGRFPNLENFKVQIEEKSLSVSSHSRSILAKTLKSQYQNIEASELTITNIESLKSEKTFTITTGHQLNLFTGPLYFLHKIVSTINLTKELKEAYPDYNFVPIYWMASEDHDFDEINYFNFRGKKIQWNREDGGAVGRFDTNGLADVLDIVSAEFGPGRHAEQLKKLFRDAYVNHNNLADATRYLANTLFAEYGLVILDADDKELKRLFIPQMQKELLEQTAYKTVSKTNKKIEELGLNIQVNPREINLFYLDKNLRERIVFETDTFKVNNTDITWTKDELIKHLNDEPERFSPNVIIRPLYQEAILPNLCYIGGGGELAYWFQLKSNFETQNVTFPILLLRNSVLIKTEKQAKKQEALGISESHLFLKRDSFINKRVRNISNIDIDFSEQLEHLQKQFHHLYTLAEQTDKSFIGAVDAQVKKQVKGLQHLEKRLLKAQKIKLKDEIERATDLQNQLFPNNSLQERNTNFSESYLEFGDALIPELIDSLKPLKGEFTIITM, from the coding sequence ATGCCAACCAACTGTATTTCGTTTAGAGACACAAATTACTTTTCTTCGTTGATATGCGACTATTTGGATGAAAATCCGAAGTTAAAATCGCTTTATGGTCGTTTTCCAAATCTTGAAAATTTTAAAGTTCAAATAGAAGAGAAAAGCTTATCAGTATCATCACATTCAAGAAGTATTTTAGCCAAAACTTTAAAGAGTCAATATCAAAATATTGAAGCATCTGAATTGACAATTACTAATATTGAAAGTTTAAAATCAGAGAAAACATTTACTATTACAACTGGTCATCAACTTAATTTATTTACTGGACCATTATACTTTTTGCATAAAATAGTATCGACTATTAATTTAACAAAAGAGTTAAAGGAAGCTTATCCTGATTATAATTTTGTTCCAATATATTGGATGGCTTCAGAAGATCATGATTTTGACGAGATTAATTATTTCAATTTTAGGGGTAAAAAAATCCAATGGAATAGAGAAGATGGTGGCGCAGTTGGTCGTTTTGATACAAATGGTTTAGCCGATGTTTTGGATATAGTTTCTGCAGAATTTGGCCCAGGTCGACATGCAGAACAATTAAAAAAATTGTTTCGCGACGCATATGTTAATCATAATAACCTTGCAGATGCAACACGATATTTAGCCAATACACTTTTTGCGGAATACGGTTTAGTCATTTTAGATGCAGATGATAAAGAGTTGAAGCGTCTTTTTATCCCACAAATGCAAAAAGAGTTATTAGAACAAACAGCTTATAAAACTGTATCTAAAACTAATAAAAAGATTGAAGAATTAGGATTAAACATTCAAGTTAATCCTCGTGAAATCAATTTATTCTATTTAGATAAAAATCTAAGAGAACGTATTGTTTTTGAAACTGATACATTTAAAGTGAATAACACTGATATCACTTGGACAAAAGATGAGTTGATTAAGCATCTTAATGATGAGCCTGAGCGTTTTTCGCCAAATGTAATTATCCGTCCACTTTATCAAGAGGCTATTTTACCAAACCTATGTTATATAGGTGGAGGTGGAGAACTAGCATATTGGTTTCAGTTAAAGTCTAATTTTGAAACTCAAAATGTCACATTTCCGATTCTTTTGTTGCGTAATTCTGTTTTAATTAAAACTGAAAAACAAGCAAAAAAACAGGAAGCTTTGGGTATTTCAGAATCTCACTTATTCTTAAAACGTGATAGCTTTATTAACAAACGTGTCCGAAATATATCTAATATTGATATCGATTTCTCTGAACAGTTAGAACATTTACAAAAGCAGTTTCATCATTTGTATACTTTGGCTGAGCAAACCGATAAGTCTTTTATTGGAGCGGTAGATGCACAAGTGAAAAAACAAGTCAAAGGCTTGCAACATCTCGAAAAGAGATTATTAAAAGCTCAAAAAATAAAATTAAAAGATGAAATTGAAAGAGCAACAGATTTGCAAAATCAATTATTCCCAAATAATAGCTTGCAAGAAAGAAATACTAATTTTTCTGAATCATACTTAGAATTTGGAGATGCTCTAATACCAGAGTTAATAGATTCTTTAAAACCTCTAAAAGGAGAATTTACCATTATAACGATGTAA
- a CDS encoding M14 family metallopeptidase — MHKYLFSTVLTFSIVFSSFSQNIPSPDEFLGYPIGTQFSRHHQVLDYFKAVANAVPNQIKIEKYGETYERRTLSLAYISSEENIKRLNDIRENNLKNVGLLSGQAINQEIAIVWLSYNVHGNEASSTEASMLTLYKLLTEKQDWLKNTVVILDPCINPDGRDRYVNWYNETTSQPYDIDQQASEHNEPWPGGRPNHYLFDLNRDWAWASQIESASRLKVYNKWMPHIHVDFHEQGINEPYYFAPAAEPFHEIISDFQRDFQTEIGKNHAKYFDNEGWLFFTRERFDLFYPSYGDTYPTYMGAIGMTYEQGGHGRAGLGILNDEGHVLTLVERLTHHTTTGLSTVEIASKNAKRLNDEFGKFFDNRGLKYKSYVLNGNPDNLNSLKSLLDKHDIQYENATSSKASGYNFKTGTSGSIDTDGNSLVVHTNQPKGKMVKVLFEPNAKLSDSLTYDITAWSMPYAYGLDAVASTTKIASSKSLKQQKYSPLSEAYGYVSDWNSMKDAKFLASLLKANYRVRFTEKPFTSGGKDFGRGSLIITKGDNANMENMLVTLNDIAAKHNKQLSTINTGFSQRTPDIGSPDIKLINKQKIAILSGEGTSSLSYGALWHFFEQQLKYPVTSINTDNLSRTNLDKYNILIMPSGYYGSILNEDMMNSLKDWVRSGGKVIAIDAALRSFAGKDGFSLKYKENESEEASDNLIPYAERERQYSNNMITGAIFKSKVDTTHPMAFGYEEDYFTLKIGSSTYSLLDRGYNVSHINDTKVYSGFSGKNALNNLGNTLVFGEERMGSGSFIYMADNPMFRSFWENGKLFLVNSIFFVNNNAFEL, encoded by the coding sequence ATGCATAAATATTTATTCTCGACAGTTCTTACGTTTTCAATTGTATTTTCAAGCTTTTCTCAAAATATCCCTAGCCCAGATGAATTTTTAGGCTATCCAATAGGAACACAGTTTAGTCGACACCATCAAGTACTAGACTATTTTAAAGCTGTTGCTAATGCTGTTCCAAACCAAATAAAAATTGAAAAATATGGCGAAACTTATGAGAGACGTACACTAAGTTTAGCGTACATCTCTAGTGAAGAAAACATCAAAAGGTTAAACGATATCAGAGAAAATAATCTTAAAAATGTAGGATTATTAAGTGGTCAAGCTATCAATCAAGAGATTGCTATTGTATGGTTAAGTTATAATGTTCATGGAAATGAAGCATCAAGTACAGAAGCGTCAATGCTTACACTATATAAACTTCTTACAGAAAAACAAGATTGGTTAAAAAACACAGTAGTAATTTTAGATCCATGTATAAATCCTGATGGTCGTGACCGCTATGTCAATTGGTATAACGAAACGACTAGTCAGCCTTATGATATAGATCAACAAGCCAGCGAACATAACGAGCCATGGCCAGGCGGAAGACCTAACCACTATCTATTTGACCTGAATCGCGATTGGGCTTGGGCAAGTCAGATAGAGTCAGCTTCAAGATTAAAAGTCTATAATAAATGGATGCCACATATACACGTGGATTTTCATGAGCAAGGTATTAACGAACCCTACTATTTTGCGCCAGCTGCTGAACCATTTCATGAAATAATTTCGGATTTTCAACGTGATTTCCAAACCGAAATAGGTAAAAACCATGCTAAATATTTTGATAATGAAGGTTGGCTATTTTTTACTCGCGAACGTTTCGATTTGTTTTATCCGAGTTATGGAGATACGTACCCAACTTATATGGGTGCCATCGGTATGACTTACGAACAAGGCGGACATGGACGTGCTGGTTTAGGAATTTTGAATGATGAAGGACATGTTTTAACCTTAGTCGAAAGATTGACGCATCACACCACAACTGGACTTTCTACTGTGGAAATAGCCTCTAAAAATGCAAAAAGACTAAATGATGAGTTTGGAAAATTCTTTGACAATAGAGGTTTAAAGTACAAGAGTTATGTCCTTAACGGAAATCCTGACAACTTAAATAGCCTAAAGTCTTTGTTAGATAAACATGATATCCAATATGAAAATGCTACATCTAGTAAAGCATCTGGATATAATTTTAAAACAGGAACTTCAGGTAGCATCGATACTGATGGTAATTCATTAGTTGTACATACCAATCAACCAAAAGGTAAAATGGTCAAAGTATTATTTGAACCTAATGCAAAATTGTCAGATTCATTGACCTATGATATTACGGCTTGGAGCATGCCATATGCTTACGGCTTGGATGCTGTGGCTAGTACAACAAAAATTGCAAGTTCTAAATCATTAAAACAGCAAAAATATTCGCCTTTGTCCGAGGCGTACGGTTATGTTAGTGATTGGAATTCGATGAAAGATGCTAAATTTTTAGCGTCATTATTAAAAGCAAATTATAGAGTACGTTTTACAGAAAAACCTTTTACTTCTGGTGGAAAAGATTTTGGACGCGGTTCGTTGATTATTACAAAAGGTGATAATGCAAATATGGAAAATATGCTCGTAACCTTAAATGACATTGCAGCAAAACATAACAAACAACTATCGACTATCAATACTGGTTTCTCGCAACGTACTCCAGATATTGGCTCACCTGATATTAAGTTGATTAACAAACAAAAAATAGCAATCCTTTCTGGAGAAGGCACATCGTCTTTAAGTTATGGTGCGCTATGGCATTTCTTTGAACAGCAATTAAAATATCCAGTAACATCAATTAATACAGATAATTTAAGCCGTACAAATCTTGATAAATACAACATTTTAATTATGCCTAGCGGATATTACGGTAGCATACTTAATGAAGATATGATGAATTCTTTAAAAGATTGGGTTCGTTCTGGCGGTAAAGTTATTGCCATTGATGCCGCTTTAAGAAGTTTTGCAGGTAAAGATGGTTTTAGTTTAAAATATAAGGAAAACGAAAGTGAAGAAGCCTCTGATAATCTTATTCCGTATGCTGAACGCGAGCGTCAATATTCAAATAATATGATAACTGGTGCAATCTTCAAAAGTAAAGTAGACACAACGCATCCAATGGCTTTTGGTTATGAAGAAGATTACTTTACATTAAAAATTGGAAGCTCCACTTATAGTCTATTGGATAGAGGTTATAATGTGAGTCATATAAATGACACCAAGGTATATTCAGGATTTTCTGGCAAAAATGCACTAAACAATCTCGGTAATACGTTAGTATTTGGAGAAGAACGTATGGGTAGCGGTAGCTTTATCTACATGGCAGACAACCCAATGTTTAGAAGTTTCTGGGAAAATGGAAAACTATTTTTAGTGAACTCTATTTTCTTTGTAAATAATAATGCATTCGAATTATAA